CTCAAACTGAGCGCCGTCGGCAACCCGAGCATGCCCGTCCCGAACGCGGTGGCGGCGCTGCCGGGGATGGACTCGATGGCGACGCGCATGATGAACCGGAAGATCGCGGACAACGGCACGGCGACCATCGAGGAACTGATCGACGTGTCCCTCGACCAGGGGGTCGACCTGCAGGCGTGCCAGATGACCATCGAACTGATGGGCTACGACGAGGACGACTTCTACGACGGCGTCACGACCGGCGTGGGCGCGGCGACCGCGCTCCAGCGCATGACCGACGCGGACGTCCAGCTCCTCGTCTGACCACACCGCCCAGTACACGACTCACCACCGAGACACACACCCACACATCATGAACTACACGACACGAACGGACGTGAACGAATCGTTCGACGACGCCGTCGAACGGACGGTCGACGCGCTCGAGGACGAGGGGTTCGGCGTCCTCTGCGACATCGACGTGCGGGCGACGTTCGCGGAGAAGCTCGACGAGGAGTTCCGCCAGTATCGCATCCTCGGCGCCTGCAACCCGGGACTCGCCTTCGAGGGACTCCAGGCGGAACCCGACCTCGGGGCGCTCCTCCCGTGCAACGTCGTCGTCTACGAGGCCGACGACAGAC
The nucleotide sequence above comes from Halomarina ordinaria. Encoded proteins:
- a CDS encoding DsrE/DsrF/DrsH-like family protein — translated: MSTDTSERSSTEAAAERTDAFDDETAAELAAEIDALREEVADLRDESGDDETSMVIVATKGTLDMAYPPLILASTAAAFGWNVTVFHTFWGLDILHEEKSKNLKLSAVGNPSMPVPNAVAALPGMDSMATRMMNRKIADNGTATIEELIDVSLDQGVDLQACQMTIELMGYDEDDFYDGVTTGVGAATALQRMTDADVQLLV
- a CDS encoding DUF302 domain-containing protein — translated: MNYTTRTDVNESFDDAVERTVDALEDEGFGVLCDIDVRATFAEKLDEEFRQYRILGACNPGLAFEGLQAEPDLGALLPCNVVVYEADDRQVTVSAVDPSALIGITDNPDLDPIAADVSTRFERVLESL